Proteins co-encoded in one Rattus rattus isolate New Zealand chromosome 5, Rrattus_CSIRO_v1, whole genome shotgun sequence genomic window:
- the LOC116900390 gene encoding olfactory receptor 5W2-like, which yields MDRGNCSSVNEFIFSGITNNHDTKVALFITFLLVYLIALLANLGMIILIKVDAQLHTPMYFFLTNLSFCDFCYCTAIGPKMLVDLLAHDKSIPFVGCALQFLTFCVFADSECLLLAVMAFDRYQAISNPLLYTVNMSNTVCSMLMVGVYLIATTDGLIHTTLAFRLCFCGSNEINHFFCDLPPLYMLSCSDIQVNELALFTVFGFIELSTISGVLISYCYIILSVLKISSTEGRFKAFSTCTSHLTAVAIFQGTVLFMYFRPSSSYSLDQDKITSLFYTLVIPMLNPLIYSLRNKDVKQALKKLKMKIWF from the coding sequence ATGGATAGGGGAAATTGCTCCTCTGTGAATGAATTCATTTTCTCAGGAATTACCAATAACCATGATACAAAAGTGGCCCTGTTCATCACATTCCTACTTGTTTATCTCATTGCACTTCTTGCCAATCTTGGaatgataattttaattaaagtggATGCTCagctccacacacccatgtacttctttctcaCCAATCTCTCCTTCTGTGACTTCTGCTATTGTACAGCAATTGGACCCAAGATGCTAGTGGATCTCTTAGCTCACGATAAATCAATTCCCTTTGTTGGTTGTGCTTTGCAGTTCTTGACATTCTGTGTCTTTGCAGATTCTGAATGTCTGCTACTGGCAGTAATGGCCTTTGATAGATACCAGGCCATCAGCAATCCATTGCTCTACACAGTGAACATGTCCAACACGGTGTGTTCCATGCTTATGGTTGGGGTTTACCTGATTGCAACAACAGATGGTTTGATCCATACAACCTTGGCATTCCGTTTATGTTTCTGTGGTTCTAATGAGATCAACCACTTCTTTTGTGATTTACCTCCACTTTACATGCTCTCCTGCTCTGACATACAAGTCAATGAACTTGCCTTATTtactgtttttggttttattgaacTAAGTACCATCTCAGGAGTTCTGATCTCTTATTGTTACATCATTTTATCAGTACTAAAGATCAGTTCTACTGAGGGGAGGTTCAAAGCTTTCTCTACCTGCACCTCCCATCTTACCGCAGTTGCCATTTTCCAAGGAACTGTACTCTTCATGTATTTTCGACCAAGTTCTTCATATTCTCTGGATCAAGACAAAATAACCTCATTGTTTTATACTCTTGTGATTCCCATGCTGAATCCTCTGATTTATAGCCTAAGGAACAAGGATGTGAAACAGGCACtgaaaaaacttaaaatgaaaatatggttCTAA